In Deltaproteobacteria bacterium, one DNA window encodes the following:
- a CDS encoding peptidoglycan DD-metalloendopeptidase family protein, whose protein sequence is MIAYLLASSLLAISAGSVLAELEQFDRRLVNTELQIQELESQRATLVVDIAGLSAEQATAKIREQEAFTNYRMRVRALARMPVGARVILLGNSSSLPDYLETSQILRWVATHDRKLHKKYLTQSLQLKMLKREIVSREQKLQNTIDNIRKQRTQLARKRQERANFLRSLLANRDSINGAAATKRQAHNNMSLLLSKLHPIGQLNEVFAKNKGKLPWPTAGKIGAGFGDTIEPLYGTKISHSGLDFLAANGTPVASVAAGNVVFAGWLNGYGQLIIIDHGNDYHTLYAHLSLIKVMVDDTVAQGAMIGAVGDTGSLTGTHLYFELRHQGIAQDPQTWLRR, encoded by the coding sequence GTGATTGCTTATCTTCTTGCATCCTCGTTGCTGGCAATTAGCGCCGGTTCAGTTTTAGCTGAACTTGAACAATTTGATCGCCGGCTGGTTAACACCGAACTACAAATACAAGAATTAGAATCGCAACGTGCAACCTTAGTGGTCGATATTGCAGGTTTGTCAGCTGAGCAAGCAACTGCAAAGATCCGCGAACAAGAAGCTTTTACAAATTACCGTATGCGAGTGAGGGCTTTAGCGCGTATGCCCGTGGGTGCACGCGTTATACTATTAGGTAATTCTAGCTCTCTACCTGATTATTTAGAAACCTCACAGATTTTACGCTGGGTTGCTACTCATGACCGTAAATTACATAAAAAATATTTAACGCAATCTTTGCAACTAAAAATGTTAAAACGCGAAATTGTTTCTCGCGAACAAAAACTGCAAAATACTATTGATAATATTCGCAAACAACGAACTCAACTTGCCCGCAAACGCCAAGAACGTGCCAATTTTCTGCGCTCACTACTTGCTAACCGCGATAGCATAAATGGTGCTGCTGCAACAAAACGTCAAGCTCACAATAATATGTCTCTATTGTTAAGCAAGCTTCATCCAATAGGACAACTAAATGAAGTTTTCGCTAAAAACAAAGGCAAACTACCTTGGCCGACAGCCGGTAAAATAGGTGCTGGTTTCGGCGATACTATCGAACCGCTTTACGGTACTAAAATATCGCATTCGGGTCTCGATTTTCTTGCTGCTAATGGGACTCCGGTAGCATCAGTGGCTGCGGGCAATGTGGTATTCGCTGGCTGGCTTAATGGTTATGGTCAATTAATAATTATTGATCATGGCAATGATTATCACACTCTTTATGCCCACTTATCATTAATAAAAGTTATGGTTGATGATACGGTGGCCCAAGGGGCGATGATTGGCGCAGTTGGTGACACTGGTTCACTAACCGGTACACACTTATACTTTGAACTGCGACATCAAGGTATTGC
- the ftsE gene encoding cell division ATP-binding protein FtsE: protein MIQLFHVYKSYGDDIQALVDVSCEIEKGEFVFLTGPSGAGKSTLMRLIFCAERPTRGQLLVGGRNIARLSARAVPYLRRNIGVVFQDFKLLPRSTVAQNVAMALEVVGAKPRIVRQKTYAILKQVGLVHRIHHLPPRLSGGEQQRVAIARALVNEPQILLADEPTGNLDHERAQEIMDLLEAANAKGTTIMVATHDQRLLERSKRVVSLTQGRLSS, encoded by the coding sequence ATGGGGATGACATACAGGCGTTAGTCGATGTCAGTTGCGAAATAGAAAAGGGTGAATTCGTCTTTCTTACCGGCCCTTCGGGTGCAGGCAAATCTACCTTGATGCGTCTGATTTTTTGCGCTGAAAGACCAACGCGCGGGCAACTATTAGTTGGAGGGCGCAATATCGCACGGTTGTCTGCGCGGGCAGTACCGTATTTGCGGCGCAATATCGGCGTTGTCTTTCAAGATTTCAAATTATTACCGCGTTCAACTGTAGCACAAAATGTTGCCATGGCTCTTGAAGTTGTCGGTGCCAAACCACGCATTGTGCGACAAAAAACTTATGCAATTTTAAAACAAGTTGGCTTAGTGCATCGTATTCATCACTTACCCCCTCGCCTTTCAGGTGGTGAACAACAGCGTGTTGCTATCGCTCGTGCTTTAGTAAATGAACCGCAAATTCTTCTCGCTGATGAACCAACTGGAAATCTTGATCATGAGCGCGCCCAAGAAATCATGGATTTACTCGAAGCTGCTAACGCTAAAGGTACAACCATTATGGTAGCCACCCACGACCAACGCTTGCTTGAACGCAGCAAACGAGTCGTCTCTTTAACCCAAGGTCGATTATCGAGTTAA
- a CDS encoding ABC transporter permease gives MIARLIYFINKALASIKESLWISVITTVTIAVVLLALGSYTLVVRNLSQLAQVWGKVASVAVYLQDGISETQWESLRIELAKHRLVTQATLIRPQEALARFKTRGPEAAALVEGVDARILPAYIGLMLAPGSSDLTSVSVLAKELEAKPEVALVDYGREEFQRLQALLNLLHYAGIIGALLIACATIFIVANTVRLTAYARREEIGILGLVGATTWFIRIPFVIEGAIWGAAGGLLAAIIMWLLDRLVAPTISNIIADVLGGLQIRLFAPEVALAAIVGGIILAAIASGIAVRRFLDTELR, from the coding sequence ATGATAGCGCGCTTAATATATTTTATTAATAAAGCTCTGGCCTCAATAAAAGAGTCGCTTTGGATTAGCGTGATTACCACGGTTACTATCGCCGTTGTTTTACTCGCACTTGGCTCGTACACTTTAGTAGTACGTAATTTATCGCAACTTGCACAAGTATGGGGCAAAGTCGCCTCAGTAGCAGTATATCTGCAAGATGGTATAAGCGAAACCCAATGGGAATCTTTACGCATTGAACTTGCCAAACATCGTTTAGTAACACAAGCAACACTCATTCGCCCACAAGAAGCATTAGCGCGTTTTAAAACTCGCGGCCCTGAAGCAGCAGCGCTGGTAGAAGGTGTAGATGCTCGTATTTTACCAGCTTATATTGGCTTAATGCTAGCGCCTGGTAGTAGTGATCTTACTAGTGTTAGTGTTCTGGCAAAAGAGCTTGAAGCAAAGCCAGAAGTAGCCTTGGTTGATTATGGTCGTGAAGAATTTCAACGCCTACAAGCGCTATTAAATCTTTTGCACTATGCCGGTATCATCGGTGCCCTTTTAATCGCCTGTGCTACAATATTCATTGTAGCTAATACGGTGAGGCTAACTGCATATGCGCGACGCGAAGAAATTGGCATTCTCGGCCTAGTTGGTGCAACCACTTGGTTTATTCGTATTCCCTTTGTCATTGAAGGGGCGATTTGGGGAGCAGCCGGCGGCTTGCTTGCTGCAATTATCATGTGGCTGCTTGATCGCTTGGTAGCACCTACTATTTCAAATATAATTGCTGATGTACTTGGTGGTTTGCAAATACGCTTATTTGCACCTGAAGTAGCTTTGGCAGCAATTGTTGGTGGTATTATCTTAGCTGCGATTGCCAGTGGTATTGCCGTACGACGTTTTCTTGATACGGAGTTGCGGTGA